One Mycolicibacterium crocinum DNA window includes the following coding sequences:
- a CDS encoding ferredoxin — translation MGGVIKADRTACQGYANCVIAAEDYFDIDDRGLVVARKTVVPTEDRVRVEEAARSCPVAALHVADE, via the coding sequence ATGGGCGGAGTCATCAAGGCTGACCGGACAGCATGCCAGGGATACGCGAACTGTGTCATCGCCGCCGAGGACTACTTCGACATCGACGATCGAGGACTCGTCGTGGCGCGAAAGACGGTGGTCCCCACGGAGGACAGGGTCCGAGTCGAGGAGGCAGCACGCAGCTGTCCCGTCGCCGCCCTGCACGTCGCTGACGAATGA
- a CDS encoding aromatic ring-hydroxylating dioxygenase subunit alpha: MMDHSEVLADVRRGMIPAYMYNDSEIFELEKQRLFSRAWLFVAHESEIPQPGDYVVRRVLQDSFIVARDSAGEVRVMFNMCLHRGMQICRAEMGNASNFRCPYHGWTYRNDGRILGLPFHQEAYGGDAGFNKSGQTLLPAPSVSSYNGLIFLSMDPDAESLEEYLGDFKFYLDFYTKQGPNGLEVRGPQRWRVKANWKIAAENFAGDMYHTPQTHTSVVEIGLFREPKAHKRKDGATYWADKGGGTTYKLPEGSFEDRMDYVGYPPEMIDRARATWTARQQQVVGADGFMISAATCFPNLSFVHNWPKVEDGDDVLPFISLRLWQPISEKETEVLSWFAVDSDAPAEFKANSYKAYLMCFGSTGMFEQDDVENWVSMTNTAGGSMARRLRLNSRMGLLADDTPVVDKLTSAQFHGPGYAQLGYNENNQRQLLRLWADYLEKPPLHVDPATVLTDNPHGIEPITQTNGQRCAGSASEPDPTSVTL; encoded by the coding sequence TTGATGGATCACAGTGAAGTCTTGGCGGATGTGCGCCGGGGCATGATTCCTGCGTACATGTACAACGACAGCGAGATCTTTGAGCTCGAGAAGCAGCGGCTGTTCAGCCGCGCGTGGTTGTTCGTGGCGCACGAGTCCGAGATTCCGCAGCCGGGGGATTACGTCGTTCGGCGAGTACTGCAGGATTCATTCATCGTTGCTCGTGATTCGGCGGGCGAAGTCCGCGTGATGTTCAATATGTGCCTGCATCGGGGAATGCAGATCTGTCGGGCGGAGATGGGCAACGCGTCGAACTTCAGGTGCCCGTATCACGGTTGGACTTATCGGAACGACGGCCGGATCCTCGGGCTGCCATTTCACCAGGAGGCATACGGGGGCGACGCAGGGTTCAACAAGTCGGGCCAAACTCTGCTGCCTGCGCCGAGCGTGTCCAGCTATAACGGGCTGATCTTCCTGTCCATGGATCCGGATGCGGAGTCGCTCGAGGAGTATCTGGGTGATTTCAAGTTCTATCTCGATTTCTATACCAAGCAGGGCCCCAACGGCCTCGAGGTGCGGGGCCCGCAGCGCTGGCGAGTGAAGGCCAACTGGAAGATCGCCGCGGAGAATTTTGCCGGGGACATGTATCACACCCCCCAGACGCACACGTCGGTCGTGGAGATCGGTCTGTTCCGGGAGCCCAAGGCCCACAAGCGAAAAGACGGCGCCACATACTGGGCGGATAAAGGCGGGGGCACCACCTACAAGCTGCCCGAAGGAAGCTTCGAGGACCGGATGGACTACGTCGGTTACCCGCCTGAGATGATCGATCGCGCACGAGCGACCTGGACTGCGCGGCAGCAACAGGTGGTAGGTGCCGACGGCTTCATGATCTCGGCGGCGACGTGTTTTCCGAATCTCAGCTTCGTGCACAACTGGCCCAAGGTCGAGGACGGCGATGACGTCTTGCCCTTCATTTCTCTTCGGCTGTGGCAGCCGATCAGTGAGAAGGAGACCGAGGTGCTGTCGTGGTTTGCAGTGGATTCTGATGCGCCGGCAGAGTTCAAGGCGAACTCCTACAAGGCTTATCTGATGTGTTTTGGGTCCACGGGGATGTTCGAACAAGACGATGTTGAGAACTGGGTTTCGATGACCAACACTGCTGGGGGGTCGATGGCTCGCCGGCTGCGGCTGAACAGTCGGATGGGACTGCTCGCAGATGACACGCCGGTGGTCGACAAACTCACCAGTGCTCAGTTCCACGGGCCGGGGTACGCCCAGCTCGGCTACAACGAAAATAATCAGCGGCAATTGCTGAGATTGTGGGCCGACTATCTGGAAAAGCCGCCACTGCACGTCGACCCCGCTACGGTGCTCACCGACAACCCGCACGGGATTGAGCCGATAACGCAGACCAACGGCCAACGCTGCGCCGGTAGCGCCTCCGAGCCCGATCCGACGTCGGTGACACTGTGA
- a CDS encoding cupin domain-containing protein, with protein MSTAEISTLQEFDVELEAVNLRGQWVYDEVLESVVGGPKPAGVPFLWRWQDVHAKLLKSCEVMPESLTARRNLSFINPDARGTTHTMNMGMQMLKPGEIAYAHRHTMAALRFAIQGGPGLVTVVDGEPCQMDTYDLVLTPRWTWHDHENATSENVVWLDVLDIGLVLGLNVPFYESYGEMRQPQREDPGEHLADRGGMLRPAWEQVKAANFPYRYPWRDVERQLQRMAGLAGSPYDGVVLRYANPVTGGSTMPTLDCWVQLLRPGQQTEAHRHTSSAVYFVVRGEGTTVVDGVELDWGPHDSFVVPNWSTHHFVNRSAENALLFSVNDIPTLKALDLYYEEPELSLGTQPFPPVPANVRAR; from the coding sequence ATGTCGACCGCCGAGATCTCAACGCTTCAAGAGTTCGACGTCGAGCTCGAGGCGGTCAATCTTCGGGGGCAATGGGTCTATGACGAGGTGCTCGAAAGCGTCGTCGGCGGCCCCAAACCCGCTGGTGTCCCATTCCTGTGGCGGTGGCAGGATGTCCACGCGAAGCTCTTGAAGTCGTGTGAAGTGATGCCCGAGAGTTTGACGGCGCGACGCAATCTCTCGTTCATCAATCCGGATGCCCGGGGAACCACGCACACCATGAACATGGGTATGCAGATGCTCAAGCCCGGCGAGATTGCCTATGCGCACCGCCATACCATGGCGGCGCTGCGGTTCGCTATTCAAGGCGGCCCCGGCCTGGTGACTGTGGTGGATGGCGAGCCTTGTCAAATGGACACCTACGACCTGGTTCTGACCCCTCGCTGGACGTGGCATGACCATGAGAATGCCACCTCGGAGAACGTCGTTTGGCTCGACGTGCTGGACATCGGATTGGTGCTCGGGCTGAATGTGCCCTTCTATGAGTCCTATGGCGAGATGCGCCAACCTCAACGCGAGGACCCGGGAGAGCATCTCGCTGACCGCGGTGGGATGCTGCGCCCGGCGTGGGAGCAGGTCAAGGCGGCGAACTTTCCGTACCGCTATCCTTGGCGTGACGTCGAGCGGCAGCTCCAGCGGATGGCGGGCCTTGCGGGCAGTCCCTACGACGGCGTAGTCCTGCGTTATGCGAACCCCGTTACCGGCGGATCGACTATGCCAACGCTGGACTGCTGGGTGCAGTTGCTGCGGCCGGGCCAGCAGACCGAGGCCCATCGCCACACGTCGAGTGCCGTGTATTTCGTCGTGCGCGGTGAGGGAACTACGGTTGTCGACGGGGTCGAACTCGACTGGGGGCCCCACGACAGCTTCGTGGTGCCCAACTGGAGCACCCATCACTTCGTCAACCGGTCGGCGGAAAATGCGTTGCTGTTCTCGGTCAACGACATCCCTACATTGAAGGCTCTCGATCTCTACTACGAAGAGCCCGAGCTGTCTTTGGGGACGCAGCCATTTCCGCCGGTCCCCGCTAACGTCCGAGCCCGCTGA
- a CDS encoding dihydrodipicolinate synthase family protein, which translates to MTTRTSELVPSDMKGLWGFVPACSTPDAADVNAVDTIDTDALASLVDRLVRDGVDGIVTTGSAGESHTLSDDEYRTLITTVVETVNARVPVFVGASTLNTRDSIRRARVIADLGADGIMSGPPMYLPQTAENAVQYYKDLAEAVPELAIMIYQNPHAFRITLPPGAFRELAQIRNIVALKQTSMDIFNVIGAIKAVKDKMSVLVLDQLMYPAMMFGAAGAWSIDVCMGPWPALSLRDACQRGDWTEAATIADQMQAPFRTLGLTMEEFQAMQSAWWKIAIDTAGYGRAGAARPPFVHIPQTVVDSAHRYGERWAGLAERYHRSREAAGLPPAAANVAAASS; encoded by the coding sequence ATGACAACACGCACCAGCGAACTCGTTCCCAGCGACATGAAGGGGTTGTGGGGATTCGTGCCAGCCTGCTCGACGCCGGACGCCGCCGATGTCAACGCGGTCGACACGATCGACACCGATGCGCTCGCGTCTCTGGTGGATCGACTGGTGCGTGATGGTGTCGACGGCATCGTGACGACCGGCAGCGCCGGCGAGTCGCACACCCTTTCCGACGACGAATACCGCACGCTCATCACCACGGTCGTGGAGACGGTGAACGCCCGGGTTCCGGTGTTCGTTGGTGCCAGCACGCTCAACACGCGCGACTCGATCCGACGCGCCCGCGTCATCGCCGACCTCGGGGCGGACGGGATCATGAGCGGACCGCCGATGTACTTGCCGCAGACTGCCGAGAACGCGGTCCAGTACTACAAAGACCTCGCCGAGGCCGTTCCGGAGCTGGCGATCATGATCTACCAGAACCCGCACGCGTTCCGCATCACATTGCCGCCCGGTGCATTTAGGGAGCTGGCCCAGATTCGCAATATCGTTGCGCTCAAGCAGACCTCGATGGACATCTTCAATGTGATCGGCGCCATCAAAGCGGTCAAGGACAAGATGTCGGTCCTCGTCTTGGACCAATTGATGTACCCCGCAATGATGTTCGGCGCTGCCGGAGCGTGGAGCATCGACGTATGCATGGGCCCTTGGCCCGCGCTTTCGCTGCGCGATGCATGCCAGCGTGGCGACTGGACAGAGGCCGCGACCATCGCCGACCAGATGCAGGCGCCATTTCGAACGCTGGGCCTGACCATGGAGGAATTCCAAGCCATGCAGTCCGCCTGGTGGAAGATCGCAATCGACACTGCGGGCTATGGGCGTGCTGGGGCTGCTCGGCCGCCCTTCGTTCACATACCGCAGACCGTCGTCGACTCCGCGCACCGCTACGGTGAACGCTGGGCAGGACTTGCGGAGCGCTATCACCGGTCAAGGGAAGCCGCTGGGCTGCCGCCTGCCGCGGCGAACGTCGCCGCCGCCTCGTCATAG
- a CDS encoding VOC family protein, whose translation MLVKALGYVGVESPDAKEWLAFGPEVLGMEAVEASSGSVLLRIDDADHRIAVHHGDRNRMLYAGWDMGSEEAVEAAGELLHRQGIGFEVGTEEDCAARGVLGFVTLSDPSGLRHELFYGQKVVPGSFRPGRAISGFVTGAQGLGHVVLATPDLAQADRFLRGVLGFKKSDEIYTFMDLWFYHCNPRHHSIALTPMPGVRGLHHVMVEVQSFDDVGMAYDLCMSRNIPLSMTLGRHVNDRMVSFYVRTPSGFDLEYGWDAVTVDEETWTVAQYDRPSVWGHQMVAQTPPGALEAATT comes from the coding sequence ATGTTGGTGAAAGCGTTGGGTTATGTGGGTGTGGAGTCTCCGGATGCGAAGGAGTGGTTGGCGTTCGGTCCGGAGGTTTTGGGGATGGAGGCGGTTGAGGCGTCCAGTGGGTCGGTCCTGTTGCGGATCGACGACGCGGATCACCGGATCGCCGTTCATCACGGGGACCGCAACCGGATGCTGTATGCGGGCTGGGATATGGGCAGCGAGGAGGCGGTTGAGGCTGCCGGGGAGTTGTTGCATCGGCAGGGTATTGGGTTTGAGGTGGGAACCGAGGAGGACTGCGCGGCCCGCGGGGTGTTGGGCTTTGTGACGCTGTCGGATCCTTCGGGGTTGCGTCATGAGTTGTTTTACGGTCAGAAGGTGGTGCCGGGTTCCTTCCGGCCCGGTCGTGCGATATCGGGGTTCGTCACCGGTGCGCAGGGGTTGGGTCATGTGGTGCTGGCGACGCCGGACCTTGCGCAGGCCGACCGGTTTTTGCGGGGGGTGTTGGGGTTTAAGAAGAGCGATGAGATTTACACCTTCATGGATCTGTGGTTCTACCACTGCAACCCGCGCCATCACAGCATCGCGTTGACTCCGATGCCGGGTGTGCGGGGACTGCACCACGTGATGGTCGAGGTGCAAAGTTTTGATGACGTGGGGATGGCTTATGACCTGTGCATGTCGCGCAACATTCCGCTGAGCATGACGTTGGGGCGCCATGTCAACGATCGGATGGTGTCGTTTTACGTGCGCACACCGAGCGGGTTTGACCTCGAGTACGGCTGGGATGCGGTGACCGTCGACGAGGAAACCTGGACAGTCGCTCAGTACGACCGACCCAGTGTGTGGGGCCACCAGATGGTCGCCCAAACACCACCAGGCGCACTCGAAGCCGCAACAACATGA
- a CDS encoding IS1182 family transposase, which translates to MQGRSDDQRELLDAESVAGHLLKSDSMFAFLAGHRHELFPEAMFADLFPSRRGRPSVPAEVMASVITLQALHGLSDNETVDAVTFDLRWKAACGLPITAGAFHSTTLTYWRRRLAASDRPNRIFEAVKAVVAETGVLANKTRRALDSTVLDDAAATQDTVTQLIAAIRRVRREVAGAAQVIETQCTAHDYDDPGKPAIAWNDKAARDQLIDALVGDAHRLLGHLPEQQLGPRAGEAVALLALIAGQDVEPVEGSDGTDGHWQIAQKVATDRVISTVDPDARHAHKTVHRRQDGFKAHIAVEPDTGIITDCALTKASGPGNHEAIIGLALLDDEAAPVRVLGDSAYGTGHARAALADRQHVAVIKPIPLRTPVPGGFSSDDFHVDFDARTVTCPAGHTRPITPSGSTGFRTRCRSCPLAAQCTTAKDGRNLTIGEHEHHLRAARAAARTPEWQTEYRRHRPMVERSIAWLTRGNRKVRYRGVPKNDHWLHHRSAALNLRRLITMGLTHTGTTWAIA; encoded by the coding sequence GTGCAGGGTCGTTCGGATGATCAGCGTGAGTTGTTGGATGCGGAGTCGGTTGCCGGGCATCTTCTGAAGTCCGACAGCATGTTTGCGTTCCTCGCGGGGCATCGGCATGAGCTGTTTCCCGAGGCGATGTTCGCCGATCTGTTCCCGTCACGTCGAGGCCGTCCGAGCGTGCCCGCTGAGGTGATGGCCTCGGTGATCACGCTGCAGGCTTTGCATGGCCTGTCCGATAACGAGACCGTGGATGCGGTGACCTTTGACCTGCGGTGGAAAGCCGCGTGCGGATTGCCGATCACCGCGGGCGCGTTTCACTCCACGACCTTGACCTACTGGCGGCGCCGGTTGGCGGCATCGGATCGACCGAATCGGATCTTTGAAGCGGTTAAAGCCGTGGTGGCCGAGACCGGGGTACTGGCCAACAAGACGCGCCGCGCCTTGGACTCCACCGTCCTGGATGACGCGGCCGCCACCCAGGACACCGTCACGCAGTTGATCGCCGCGATCCGCCGGGTCCGGCGCGAGGTCGCCGGTGCCGCGCAGGTCATCGAGACTCAGTGCACCGCCCATGATTACGACGACCCGGGAAAACCGGCGATCGCATGGAACGACAAGGCCGCCCGCGACCAGCTGATCGATGCATTGGTCGGTGACGCCCACCGGCTGCTCGGGCATCTGCCCGAACAGCAGCTGGGACCACGGGCTGGGGAGGCGGTGGCGTTGTTGGCGTTGATCGCAGGCCAAGACGTTGAACCCGTCGAGGGCTCTGATGGCACCGATGGGCACTGGCAGATCGCCCAAAAAGTGGCCACCGATCGGGTCATCTCCACCGTCGATCCTGATGCCCGTCATGCGCATAAGACGGTGCACCGTCGCCAAGACGGTTTCAAAGCCCACATCGCGGTGGAGCCTGACACTGGAATCATCACTGACTGCGCATTAACCAAGGCCAGCGGCCCCGGCAACCACGAAGCCATCATCGGACTGGCCCTACTCGACGATGAAGCCGCTCCGGTGCGGGTGCTCGGTGATTCGGCCTATGGGACCGGTCATGCGCGGGCAGCGTTGGCTGATCGTCAGCATGTCGCGGTGATCAAACCGATCCCGTTGCGGACCCCGGTTCCCGGTGGGTTCAGCAGCGACGACTTCCACGTCGACTTCGATGCTCGTACCGTCACCTGCCCGGCCGGGCACACCCGGCCGATCACCCCCAGTGGTAGCACTGGGTTCAGAACACGTTGTCGTTCATGCCCTTTAGCGGCACAGTGCACCACCGCCAAGGACGGACGCAATCTCACCATAGGCGAACACGAACACCACCTCCGCGCTGCCCGCGCAGCCGCCCGCACCCCCGAGTGGCAGACCGAGTACCGCCGGCACCGACCCATGGTGGAACGCTCGATCGCCTGGCTGACCCGAGGAAACCGCAAAGTCCGCTACCGCGGCGTCCCGAAGAACGACCACTGGCTGCACCACCGCAGCGCAGCACTGAACCTGCGCCGCCTCATCACAATGGGACTAACCCACACCGGCACCACCTGGGCCATCGCCTGA
- a CDS encoding dihydrodipicolinate synthase family protein, translating into MRDTKLTVDDITGVVGIIPTPSIATADQPGTAFSVDLDEAATLADAMVRGGVDVLMTTGTFGECASLTWDELQSFVATVVDAVAGRIPVFAGATTLNTRDTITRGRRLGELGADGLFVGRPMWLPLDDAGIVRFYRDVAEAVPNMALVVYDNPGAFKGKIGTPAYEALSQIPQVVAAKHLGLLSGSAFLSDLRAVSGRVRLLPLETDWYYFARLFPEEVTACWSGNVACGPAPVTHLRDLIRARRWDDCQALTDELEGALETLYPGGNFAEFLKYSIQIDNAQFQAAGFMRTGPTRPPYTEVPESYLAGGREAGKNWAALQQRYASLPVSNH; encoded by the coding sequence GTGCGTGACACGAAGTTGACCGTCGATGACATCACCGGTGTCGTCGGCATTATCCCTACGCCCTCCATCGCGACGGCCGACCAACCGGGCACCGCGTTCTCCGTAGACCTCGATGAGGCGGCGACGCTCGCCGACGCGATGGTCCGTGGCGGGGTCGATGTGCTCATGACCACAGGCACCTTCGGCGAGTGCGCCTCGCTGACGTGGGACGAGTTGCAGAGCTTTGTCGCCACCGTGGTCGACGCCGTCGCGGGACGTATCCCGGTTTTCGCCGGAGCGACGACGCTCAATACCCGCGATACGATCACGAGGGGTCGCCGGCTCGGCGAGCTCGGCGCCGATGGCCTGTTCGTGGGTCGTCCGATGTGGCTGCCCCTGGATGACGCCGGCATCGTGCGCTTCTACCGGGATGTGGCCGAGGCAGTGCCGAACATGGCATTGGTGGTCTACGACAACCCCGGCGCCTTCAAGGGAAAGATCGGGACGCCCGCCTACGAGGCACTCAGCCAGATACCCCAGGTCGTCGCTGCCAAGCATCTCGGGCTGCTCAGTGGCTCCGCCTTCCTTTCCGACCTCCGCGCGGTAAGCGGTCGCGTGCGGCTACTGCCGCTTGAGACTGACTGGTACTACTTTGCGCGGCTCTTCCCAGAAGAGGTCACCGCCTGCTGGTCGGGCAATGTGGCCTGCGGCCCTGCGCCAGTAACGCACTTGCGCGACCTAATCAGAGCCCGCCGCTGGGACGACTGCCAAGCGCTCACCGACGAACTCGAGGGGGCTCTTGAGACGCTGTACCCGGGCGGCAACTTCGCCGAATTCCTCAAGTACAGCATCCAGATCGACAACGCCCAATTCCAGGCGGCCGGTTTTATGCGCACGGGGCCCACCCGACCGCCGTACACCGAAGTGCCGGAGTCCTATTTGGCTGGCGGGCGCGAGGCCGGCAAGAACTGGGCCGCACTCCAGCAGCGCTATGCGTCACTTCCCGTCTCGAACCACTGA
- a CDS encoding SCP2 sterol-binding domain-containing protein produces MAIQFLTDEWADAVTAAANSDEKFRTAATGHDVVLRVSVSGSPSSDNYYMHFSDGSLTVGIGAPPRTPDVEAEITYETNIELSRGALNGQTAAMTGQMKAVGNMMKMMSIGKAQDRLAELESGLDIDY; encoded by the coding sequence ATGGCGATCCAGTTTCTGACCGATGAATGGGCCGATGCGGTGACCGCCGCAGCCAATTCCGACGAGAAGTTCCGCACTGCCGCGACGGGACATGACGTGGTGCTGCGGGTGTCCGTGTCGGGGAGCCCGTCGAGTGACAACTACTACATGCATTTCTCTGACGGGTCACTCACCGTCGGCATCGGGGCCCCGCCACGGACGCCAGACGTGGAGGCCGAAATCACTTACGAAACGAATATCGAACTCTCCCGGGGTGCGCTCAACGGCCAGACCGCGGCCATGACCGGGCAGATGAAAGCCGTCGGCAACATGATGAAGATGATGTCGATCGGAAAAGCCCAGGATCGGCTCGCTGAACTCGAGAGCGGCTTAGACATCGACTACTAG
- a CDS encoding NAD(P)/FAD-dependent oxidoreductase: protein MTSRVVIVGSSVGGVRTAQSLRSEGFDGDIVLVGEETVLPYDKPPLSKALLAGASDAAAVTLLTEEDADRDHIKLRLGHRAIRVDLAAGQVELADHEPVHFDKLVVATGASARPSPWGQGPGIHVLRTLEDCLRLRADLLAGGHLVVIGGGFIGAEVTSTARSLGLEVTVVDPLPVPMSRVLNTEIGGRFVDLHRRHGVRTRFGAGVEAVDGESGDLRVRLTDGTVLEAATVVVGIGAVPNDGWLTSSGLVIDDGLVCDEYCRSVTAENVYAVGDVSRWFHRGRGGAVRTEHWTNAVDQAACVAHNITHPRDLRSYEPVEYVWSDQHDWKIQVAGRTTGLGDHVIVGDPLNDNRFAALYTEGDQQLSGAAIVNWPRALIECRRALRAGSNLESLQTKLEALTNSTNIVGTPPR from the coding sequence ATGACCTCACGGGTTGTCATCGTCGGCAGTTCTGTTGGCGGAGTCCGCACGGCCCAATCGCTGCGCTCGGAAGGATTCGACGGCGACATCGTTCTGGTAGGCGAAGAGACAGTACTGCCCTACGACAAGCCACCCTTGTCCAAGGCGTTGCTCGCTGGCGCCAGCGACGCTGCGGCCGTGACGCTACTCACCGAGGAAGATGCCGATCGCGACCACATTAAACTTCGGCTCGGCCACCGTGCGATCCGAGTGGACTTGGCAGCCGGGCAGGTGGAACTCGCCGACCACGAGCCGGTGCATTTCGACAAGCTTGTGGTGGCTACCGGCGCCAGCGCGCGGCCGTCCCCATGGGGTCAGGGACCGGGCATCCATGTGCTTCGAACCCTAGAGGACTGTCTGCGGTTACGAGCCGATCTCCTCGCCGGTGGCCATCTCGTCGTCATCGGGGGCGGATTCATCGGGGCCGAGGTCACGTCGACCGCGCGGTCGCTGGGCCTGGAAGTCACGGTTGTCGACCCGCTGCCGGTGCCGATGAGCCGGGTGCTAAACACCGAAATCGGTGGACGGTTCGTGGATCTGCACCGACGCCACGGCGTGCGCACGCGGTTCGGCGCGGGCGTCGAAGCGGTCGACGGCGAGTCCGGAGATCTTCGTGTGCGCCTGACCGACGGCACGGTTCTGGAAGCCGCCACGGTGGTGGTCGGAATCGGGGCGGTCCCCAATGACGGCTGGCTGACGTCGTCGGGACTCGTCATCGATGACGGCCTAGTCTGCGACGAATACTGTCGTTCCGTCACCGCTGAAAACGTCTACGCAGTCGGCGACGTGTCGCGTTGGTTTCACCGGGGCCGGGGCGGGGCGGTGCGCACAGAACACTGGACCAACGCGGTCGACCAGGCCGCCTGCGTCGCGCACAACATCACGCATCCCCGAGATCTGCGCTCCTACGAGCCGGTCGAGTACGTATGGAGCGACCAGCACGACTGGAAGATCCAGGTCGCCGGCCGGACCACTGGTCTCGGAGACCATGTCATTGTCGGAGACCCGCTGAACGACAACCGCTTTGCAGCGCTCTACACCGAAGGCGACCAACAGTTGAGTGGCGCGGCGATCGTCAACTGGCCACGCGCACTGATCGAGTGCAGGCGCGCACTGCGGGCCGGGAGCAATCTCGAGAGCTTGCAGACAAAGCTCGAGGCCTTGACGAACTCAACGAATATCGTGGGCACCCCGCCACGATGA
- a CDS encoding 3-phenylpropionate/cinnamic acid dioxygenase subunit beta, with product MLGAHAARDQRIGDALWFDDARHLEAHRFLVNEAYLLDAQDYEAWLDLLTEDVHYLMPVRVTTAAGAGFDTSPGMAHFDENKYSLSRRVARFATEHAWTEDPPSRLRHFITNVRTFLADDANHLIVDSAELLFRSRGDVNESTLVSCGREDLLRRDGDALKLARRTIFVDESVLRMQNLAVFL from the coding sequence GTGCTTGGTGCGCACGCTGCGCGCGATCAACGAATCGGGGACGCCCTATGGTTCGACGATGCTCGTCACCTTGAGGCGCACCGGTTCCTCGTAAACGAGGCTTACCTTCTCGACGCCCAAGATTACGAGGCCTGGCTGGATCTGCTGACCGAGGACGTTCATTACCTGATGCCGGTGCGGGTCACCACCGCGGCGGGGGCCGGATTCGATACCTCACCGGGAATGGCGCATTTTGACGAGAACAAATACTCCCTGAGTCGCCGGGTAGCCCGGTTCGCGACCGAGCATGCCTGGACTGAGGACCCCCCGTCGCGGCTGCGTCACTTCATCACCAATGTGCGCACGTTTCTCGCCGACGATGCCAACCACCTGATCGTCGACAGCGCTGAGCTGCTGTTCCGCAGTCGCGGCGACGTCAACGAATCCACACTTGTCTCCTGCGGGCGAGAAGATCTCCTACGCCGCGACGGGGACGCCCTCAAACTCGCCCGCCGGACGATCTTCGTCGATGAATCAGTGCTGCGGATGCAGAACCTGGCGGTGTTTTTATGA
- the hcaB gene encoding 3-(cis-5,6-dihydroxycyclohexa-1,3-dien-1-yl)propanoate dehydrogenase, which translates to MTGWLAGKRALIVGAGSGIGRATVDAFLAEGAQVAALDHDSDKCAALRQQLPDTPVIEGDATTRDANDEAVRVAVDVFGGLDTLVNCVGIFDFYRGVQDIPVERIDEAFDEMFRINVLSHIHSVKAAVPALMAEDGASIVLTESTSSFYPGRGGMLYVSSKFAVRGLLTALAHELAPRIRVNGVAPGGTLNTDLRGLDSLDLGTRRLDAAPNRARDLAARTPLGVALSGDDHAWSYVFLASQRSRGITGETIHPDGGFGLGATRPTSA; encoded by the coding sequence ATGACGGGCTGGCTGGCGGGCAAACGCGCGTTGATCGTCGGGGCAGGTTCGGGTATCGGACGGGCCACCGTCGACGCGTTTCTGGCCGAGGGTGCCCAAGTGGCCGCGCTCGACCACGACAGCGACAAATGCGCGGCGCTGCGCCAGCAGCTTCCCGACACTCCGGTGATTGAGGGCGACGCGACCACCCGCGATGCCAACGACGAAGCCGTGCGGGTCGCCGTCGACGTTTTCGGCGGACTCGACACCCTTGTCAACTGCGTTGGGATCTTCGATTTCTACCGCGGCGTTCAGGACATCCCCGTCGAACGGATCGACGAAGCGTTCGACGAGATGTTCCGTATCAACGTCCTAAGCCATATTCACTCGGTCAAGGCCGCAGTGCCGGCCCTCATGGCCGAGGACGGCGCCTCGATCGTGCTCACCGAGTCGACGTCGTCGTTTTATCCAGGACGGGGCGGGATGCTGTATGTGTCCTCGAAGTTCGCGGTGCGCGGCCTGCTCACTGCGCTGGCTCACGAACTCGCGCCGAGGATCCGGGTCAACGGCGTGGCGCCCGGAGGCACGTTGAACACCGACCTGCGCGGACTCGACAGCCTTGACCTCGGCACCCGCCGTCTGGACGCGGCACCGAACCGGGCCCGTGATCTCGCCGCGCGCACACCGCTGGGCGTGGCCCTATCCGGTGACGACCACGCCTGGAGCTACGTCTTCCTCGCTTCGCAGCGCTCCCGCGGAATCACCGGCGAGACAATCCATCCCGACGGCGGCTTCGGCCTCGGGGCCACCCGGCCGACCAGCGCCTAA